A window from Bos indicus isolate NIAB-ARS_2022 breed Sahiwal x Tharparkar chromosome 1, NIAB-ARS_B.indTharparkar_mat_pri_1.0, whole genome shotgun sequence encodes these proteins:
- the LSS gene encoding lanosterol synthase isoform X3, protein MTEGTCLRRRGGPYKTEPATDLSRWRLSNQVGRQTWTYSQEEDPVREQSGLEAHLLGLDTKSFFKDLPKAHTACRGALNGVTFYAALQTEDGHWAGDYGGPLFLLPGLLITCHVANIPLPAGYREEIIRYLRSVQLPDGGWGLHIEDKSTVFGTALNYVSLRILGVGPDDPDLVRARNLLHKKGGAVFIPSWGKFWLAVLNVYSWEGLNTLFPEMWLFPDWMPAHPSTIWCHCRQVYLPMAYCYSTRLSAEEGPLVQSLRQELYLEDYSCIDWAAHRNSVAPDDLYTPHSWLLHVVYAILNLYERHHSTSLRQWATQKLYEHIAADDRFTKCISIGPISKTINMLVRWHVDGPASAVFQEHVSRIPDYLWLGLDGMKMQGTNGSQIWDTAFAIQALLEARAQHRPEFWSCLRKAHEYLRISQVPDNFPDYQKYYRHMSKGGFSFSTLDCGWIVADCTAEALKSILLLQEKCPFVSNHVPRERLFDTVAVLLSLRNPDGGFATYETKRGGHLLELLNPSEVFGDIMIDYTYVECTSAVMQALKTFHKQFPDHRAGEIRIACQVLCPWVFPDENTGAATPYPPPRDRPAARDKPMSLASPALVGRFFTTSPGKPVVTLRG, encoded by the exons aaaaGTTTCTTTAAGGACTTGCCGAAAGCGCACACAGCCTGCAGGGGGGCTCTGAATGGGGTGACATTTTACGCTGCACTGCAGACTGAGGATGGGCATTGGGCGGGTGATTACGGTGGCCCACTCTTCCTCCTGCCAG GCCTCCTGATCACGTGCCATGTGGCGAACATCCCTCTGCCGGCCGGATACCGAGAAGAAATTATACGGTACCTGCGGTCTGTGCAGCTCCCCGACGGCGGCTGGGGCCT GCACATTGAGGACAAGTCCACGGTATTTGGAACTGCGCTTAACTATGTGTCTTTGAGAATTCTGGGTGTGGGGCCTGACGATCCTGACCTGGTGCGAGCCCGGAACCTTCTTCACAAGAAAG GTGGTGCTGTGTTCATCCCGTCCTGGGGGAAGTTTTGGTTGGCTGTCCTGAACGTGTACAGCTGGGAAGGCCTCAATACACTGTTTCCAGAAATGTG GCTGTTTCCTGACTGGATGCCCGCACATCCCTCCACCATCTGGTGCCACTGTCGGCAGGTGTACCTGCCCATGGCCTACTGCTACAGCACGCGGCTGAGTGCCGAGGAGGGCCCGCTGGTCCAGAGCCTCCGCCAG GAGCTCTACCTGGAGGACTACAGCTGCATCGACTGGGCCGCGCACAGGAACAGCGTGGCCCCGGACGATCTGTACACGCCGCACAGCTGGCTGCTCCACGTAGTATACG CCATCCTCAACTTGTACGAGCGCCACCACAGCACCAGCCTGCGGCAGTGGGCCACCCAGAAGCTGTATGAGCACATCGCAGCTGATGACCGCTTCACCAAGTGCATCAGCATCGGCCCG ATCTCGAAAACCATCAACATGCTCGTGCGCTGGCATGTAGACGGGCCAGCCTCTGCTGTCTTCCAGGAGCACGTGTCCAGGATTCCTGACTACCTCTG GCTGGGCCTCGACGGCATGAAGATGCAG GGCACCAATGGCTCACAGATCTGGGACACCGCGTTCGCCATCCAGGCTTTGCTGGAG gcACGTGCACAACACAGGCCGGAGTTTTGGTCCTGCCTGCGGAAGGCGCATGAGTATCTCCGGATCTCACAG GTGCCAGACAATTTCCCCGACTACCAGAAGTACTACCGCCATATGAGCAAG GGTGGCTTTAGCTTCAGCACGCTGGACTGTGGCTGGATCGTGGCTGACTGCACGGCTGAGGCCTTGAAGTCCATCCTCCTCCTGCAGGAAAAGTGTCCCTTTGTTTCCAATCATGTCCCACGAGAGCGGCTTTTCGACACTGTCGCTGTG TTGCTGAGCTTGAGAAACCCCGACGGAGGGTTTGCCACCTACGAGACCAAGCGTGGGGGACACCTTCTGGAGCTTCTGAACCCCTCCGAGGTCTTCG GGGACATCATGATTGACTACACGTACGTGGAGTGCACCTCAGCAGTGATGCAGGCGCTGAAGACTTTCCATAAGCAGTTCCCAGACCACAGGGCCGGGGAGATCAG gatagcctgccaggtcctctgtccatgggtttttccagatgagaatactggagcggcaacaccatatcctcctccaagggatcgtcctgcCGCTCGGGAcaagcccatgtctcttgcatctcctgcattggtaggcagattctttaccacttcacctgggaagccagttgtCACTCTTAGAGGATAG